A region from the Triticum aestivum cultivar Chinese Spring chromosome 3D, IWGSC CS RefSeq v2.1, whole genome shotgun sequence genome encodes:
- the LOC123080062 gene encoding nuclear transport factor 2 isoform X1 — protein MATQAGTASAPRLSPQVICSVFVEQYYHILHETPDQAHKFYQDTSRIGRTGSDGVMEYVTTLPEISKKIMAMDFSKYLTEIETADAVLSHNGGVLIVVTGSLTMVDDFCQRFTQSFFLAPQDGGGYFVLNDIFRLITQRNLENGRTQKDGPVAQSVADPAPAVVVERSTTDLVADMDVQNPTVNGTTVQSNPIANGAVENKVEPSVKVTKEVPKKTSVAVPPSPPAQKDNPPPAQKDIPKKTPVAASPPPSPAQKDVTKKTYASIVKVMKEGPPTPVVKPKPSPKPATKPPTKAVEGSEKSSAKPPQAAEATPAGTSVAKNKTPHDEQGFSIFIKGLPYNSTVPMVEEEFKKFGTIKPDGIQVRNNKIDQYCFGFVEFESQQSMQAAIQASPLYIGDTEVGIEQKRTSTRVVNGVVMNAGGGGRFQYGRGHRGDNFRGRGGGFMNSVSYRGGDNFNRRDEGEDFSRRDDGDNFNRRNDGGENFNRRNDFRNRNELSGRGRGTHQGNGYHHNGNGFHQPRPFQNENGNGRYARVNNGPKQTPVAAA, from the exons ATGGCAACACAAGCAGGAACCGCGTCTGCTCCTCGTTTAAGTCCCCAAGTG atttgcTCTGTATTTGTTGAGCAATATTACCATATCCTGCACGAGACACCAGACCAGGCGCATAAGTTTTACCAAGACACAAGTAGGATTGGCCGGACAGGTTCTGATGGGGTCATGGAATACGTAACAACATTGCCT GAGATCAGCAAGAAAATTATGGCCATGGACTTCAGCAAATACTTGACAGAGATAGAGACTGCAGATGCAGTGTTATCCCACAATGGTGGTGTTCTCATTGTTGTTACTGGATCATTAACCATGGTTGATGACTTCTGCCAACGATTTACACAGTCGTTCTTCCTGGCGCCACAAGATGGTGGCGGCTATTTTGTTCTCAATGATATTTTTAGGTTGATAACACAAAGGAATCTAGAAAACGGAAGAACTCAGAAGGATGGGCCTGTTGCTCAATCAG TAGCAGATCCTGCTCcagctgtggtggtggagcgttcGACTACTGACCTTGTTGCCGACATGGACGTTCAGAATCCCACTGTTAATGGCACAACTGTTCAAAGTAACCCGATTGCTAATGGAGCAGTTGAAAATAAGGTTGAGCCATCTGTGAAGGTGACCAAAGAGGTTCCCAAAAAGACCTCTGTTGCTGTTCCCCCCTCTCCTCCTGCCCAGAAGGATAACCCTCCTCCAGCTCAGAAGGATATTCCAAAAAAGACGCCTGTTGCTGCTTCTCCCCCTCCTTCTCCAGCTCAGAAGGATGTCACTAAGAAGACTTATGCATCGATT GTGAAAGTCATGAAGGAGGGCCCACCAACTCCAGTTGTCAAACCTAAGCCATCTCCTAAACCTGCGACCAAGCCTCCAACCAAGGCTGTTGAAGGTTCAGAAAAATCTTCTGCAAAGCCTCCGCAGGCTGCTGAAGCCACTCCAGCTGGCACGAGTGTTGCCAAGAATAAAACTCCTCATGATG AACAAGGCTTTTCGATTTTCATCAAGGGTTTGCCTTACAATTCGACTGTCCCAATGGTTGAAGAAGAGTTTAAGAAATTTGGTACAATCAAGCCAGACGGCATCCAAGTTAGGAACAACAAG ATTGATCAGTACTGCTTTGGCTTTGTTGAATTTGAATCCCAGCAATCTATGCAAGCAGCAATTCAG GCATCTCCACTTTATATTGGGGACACTGAAGTGGGCATTGAGCAGAAACGAACCAGTACGAGAG TTGTGAATGGTGTTGTCATGAATGCTGGTGGAGGTGGTCGTTTCCAATATGGGAGGGGTCACCGTGGTGATAACTTCAGAGGACGGGGAGGTGGCTTCATGAACAGTGTGAGCTACCGTGGCGGCGATAACTTCAACAGGAGGGACGAGGGTGAAGACTTCAGCAGGAGGGACGACGGCGACAACTTCAACAGGAGGAACGACGGCGGTGAAAACTTCAACCGGAGGAACGACTTCCGAAACCGGAACGAGCTTTCAGGCCGCGGGCGAGGGACGCACCAGGGGAATGGCTATCACCACAACGGGAACGGCTTCCACCAGCCACGGCCCTTCCAGAACGAGAACGGGAACGGGAGGTACGCCCGTGTCAACAACGGCCCTAAGCAGACACCGGTTGCTGCTGCATAG
- the LOC123080062 gene encoding nuclear transport factor 2 isoform X2: protein MATQAGTASAPRLSPQVICSVFVEQYYHILHETPDQAHKFYQDTSRIGRTGSDGVMEYVTTLPEISKKIMAMDFSKYLTEIETADAVLSHNGGVLIVVTGSLTMVDDFCQRFTQSFFLAPQDGGGYFVLNDIFRLITQRNLENGRTQKDGPVAQSDPAPAVVVERSTTDLVADMDVQNPTVNGTTVQSNPIANGAVENKVEPSVKVTKEVPKKTSVAVPPSPPAQKDNPPPAQKDIPKKTPVAASPPPSPAQKDVTKKTYASIVKVMKEGPPTPVVKPKPSPKPATKPPTKAVEGSEKSSAKPPQAAEATPAGTSVAKNKTPHDEQGFSIFIKGLPYNSTVPMVEEEFKKFGTIKPDGIQVRNNKIDQYCFGFVEFESQQSMQAAIQASPLYIGDTEVGIEQKRTSTRVVNGVVMNAGGGGRFQYGRGHRGDNFRGRGGGFMNSVSYRGGDNFNRRDEGEDFSRRDDGDNFNRRNDGGENFNRRNDFRNRNELSGRGRGTHQGNGYHHNGNGFHQPRPFQNENGNGRYARVNNGPKQTPVAAA from the exons ATGGCAACACAAGCAGGAACCGCGTCTGCTCCTCGTTTAAGTCCCCAAGTG atttgcTCTGTATTTGTTGAGCAATATTACCATATCCTGCACGAGACACCAGACCAGGCGCATAAGTTTTACCAAGACACAAGTAGGATTGGCCGGACAGGTTCTGATGGGGTCATGGAATACGTAACAACATTGCCT GAGATCAGCAAGAAAATTATGGCCATGGACTTCAGCAAATACTTGACAGAGATAGAGACTGCAGATGCAGTGTTATCCCACAATGGTGGTGTTCTCATTGTTGTTACTGGATCATTAACCATGGTTGATGACTTCTGCCAACGATTTACACAGTCGTTCTTCCTGGCGCCACAAGATGGTGGCGGCTATTTTGTTCTCAATGATATTTTTAGGTTGATAACACAAAGGAATCTAGAAAACGGAAGAACTCAGAAGGATGGGCCTGTTGCTCAATCAG ATCCTGCTCcagctgtggtggtggagcgttcGACTACTGACCTTGTTGCCGACATGGACGTTCAGAATCCCACTGTTAATGGCACAACTGTTCAAAGTAACCCGATTGCTAATGGAGCAGTTGAAAATAAGGTTGAGCCATCTGTGAAGGTGACCAAAGAGGTTCCCAAAAAGACCTCTGTTGCTGTTCCCCCCTCTCCTCCTGCCCAGAAGGATAACCCTCCTCCAGCTCAGAAGGATATTCCAAAAAAGACGCCTGTTGCTGCTTCTCCCCCTCCTTCTCCAGCTCAGAAGGATGTCACTAAGAAGACTTATGCATCGATT GTGAAAGTCATGAAGGAGGGCCCACCAACTCCAGTTGTCAAACCTAAGCCATCTCCTAAACCTGCGACCAAGCCTCCAACCAAGGCTGTTGAAGGTTCAGAAAAATCTTCTGCAAAGCCTCCGCAGGCTGCTGAAGCCACTCCAGCTGGCACGAGTGTTGCCAAGAATAAAACTCCTCATGATG AACAAGGCTTTTCGATTTTCATCAAGGGTTTGCCTTACAATTCGACTGTCCCAATGGTTGAAGAAGAGTTTAAGAAATTTGGTACAATCAAGCCAGACGGCATCCAAGTTAGGAACAACAAG ATTGATCAGTACTGCTTTGGCTTTGTTGAATTTGAATCCCAGCAATCTATGCAAGCAGCAATTCAG GCATCTCCACTTTATATTGGGGACACTGAAGTGGGCATTGAGCAGAAACGAACCAGTACGAGAG TTGTGAATGGTGTTGTCATGAATGCTGGTGGAGGTGGTCGTTTCCAATATGGGAGGGGTCACCGTGGTGATAACTTCAGAGGACGGGGAGGTGGCTTCATGAACAGTGTGAGCTACCGTGGCGGCGATAACTTCAACAGGAGGGACGAGGGTGAAGACTTCAGCAGGAGGGACGACGGCGACAACTTCAACAGGAGGAACGACGGCGGTGAAAACTTCAACCGGAGGAACGACTTCCGAAACCGGAACGAGCTTTCAGGCCGCGGGCGAGGGACGCACCAGGGGAATGGCTATCACCACAACGGGAACGGCTTCCACCAGCCACGGCCCTTCCAGAACGAGAACGGGAACGGGAGGTACGCCCGTGTCAACAACGGCCCTAAGCAGACACCGGTTGCTGCTGCATAG
- the LOC123075117 gene encoding uncharacterized protein — MASGKVHTHKAFLLCNYALLGAASSCIFLTLSLRLLPSPCGLLLVFLHALTAVFSAAGCSGSFTAGPANPAPWHTAHTAGAALTAIFQGAVALLAFTRTADFLAELQSYVRDDDGAVILKMVGGLGTAIFVLEWAALALAFSLRLDDAEDDDGDDDLRRAKNWADAYHV; from the coding sequence ATGGCGTCCGGCAAGGTGCACACGCACAAGGCGTTCCTCCTCTGCAACTACGCGCTGCTGGGCGCGGCCTCCAGCTGCATCTTCCTCACCCTCTCCCTCCGCCTCCTGCCGTCCCCGTGCGGCCTGCTCCTCGTCTTCCTCCACGCGCtcaccgccgtcttctccgccgcgGGCTGCTCCGGCTCCTTCACGGCCGGCCCGGCCAACCCGGCGCCCTGGCACACCGCGCACACGGCGGGCGCCGCGCTCACCGCTATCTTCCAGGGCGCCGTCGCGCTGCTCGCATTCACCCGCACCGCCGACTTCCTCGCCGAGCTCCAGTCCTACGTCCGCGACGACGACGGCGCCGTCATCCTCAAGATGGTCGGCGGGCTCGGCACCGCCATCTTCGTCCTCGAGTGGGCCGCCCTCGCGCTCGCCTTCTCCCTGCGCCTCGACGACGCCGAGGACGACGATGGCGACGACGACCTCCGCCGCGCCAAGAACTGGGCCGACGCCTACCATGTCTGA